One window of the Candidatus Beckwithbacteria bacterium genome contains the following:
- the tnpA gene encoding IS200/IS605 family transposase, which yields MEIKHITHTAYDITYHFTFIPKYRKRKLVGNIKKRLDGMIRFCAQINNFEIVELNIQPDHIHLLLGAKPTYSPSRIMQLIKGGTSKKLRELFPSLEEAVWANSFWSEGYFVGTVGHRNLSSVIKYVQDQ from the coding sequence ATGGAAATTAAACATATTACTCACACTGCCTATGATATTACGTATCACTTTACTTTTATACCCAAGTATCGTAAGCGAAAACTGGTAGGAAACATTAAAAAACGTTTGGATGGCATGATTCGTTTTTGTGCGCAGATTAACAACTTTGAGATTGTGGAGCTTAACATCCAACCTGACCATATACACCTGCTGCTTGGAGCCAAACCCACATACAGTCCGAGTAGGATTATGCAGCTGATCAAAGGTGGTACCAGTAAAAAGCTGCGAGAACTGTTTCCAAGCTTGGAAGAAGCTGTCTGGGCAAATAGCTTTTGGTCTGAAGGGTACTTTGTTGGTACTGTTGGCCATAGGAATCTGAGTTCTGTGATTAAGTATGTACAAGATCAATAA
- a CDS encoding aminoglycoside phosphotransferase family protein, with translation METPEHLAQTLIHKKDIVCTQCEEPTIYPLTGGIININEVICSPCFDCQPVVASIYINAPERRDKELFIRQILMQQPGIPVPTLLDSGDTFIDGQLITYMVKELIPGDTLYSVLHNRLPELSKIDLESIALQLGNYLARIHQCYFPCFGEINGDQLSPRSEWRDVFWERFLRRAKSVSNLPSDIQVGPYQAIDIQVLLPILIKKVQQEIGILDSVTTPVLVHGDCHFLNVMANSTKKWGISAILDMEDAHAGDAEVDLAIIESQLNLSPEFSTAFKTVLPAFLHGYSMKRRISPEFKQKRKLYHIPWSLSYFEAVLQMDTQIHPITEQIIGYMHRHYQVLKGISQGLTLEEIGVPCIVDND, from the coding sequence ATGGAAACACCTGAACATCTAGCACAAACACTAATACATAAAAAAGATATCGTATGTACTCAGTGTGAAGAACCGACCATCTATCCTTTAACTGGGGGGATTATTAATATCAACGAAGTTATCTGTTCTCCTTGTTTCGATTGTCAGCCAGTAGTTGCTAGTATTTACATTAATGCTCCAGAGAGAAGAGATAAGGAATTATTTATTAGGCAAATCCTTATGCAACAACCAGGAATACCTGTGCCAACGCTCCTAGATTCAGGAGATACTTTTATTGATGGTCAACTTATAACGTATATGGTGAAAGAACTTATTCCGGGTGATACCTTATATTCAGTTTTACATAACCGGTTACCTGAATTATCTAAGATTGATTTAGAATCTATTGCTCTGCAACTTGGAAATTATTTAGCTAGAATTCACCAATGTTATTTTCCTTGTTTTGGAGAAATTAATGGGGATCAGTTGTCTCCTAGGTCTGAATGGCGTGATGTTTTCTGGGAAAGATTTTTACGAAGAGCAAAATCAGTATCAAATCTTCCTTCGGACATTCAAGTTGGACCCTATCAAGCCATTGATATCCAAGTACTATTGCCTATCTTAATAAAAAAAGTGCAACAAGAAATTGGTATATTAGATTCAGTCACAACTCCAGTTTTAGTACATGGTGATTGCCATTTTCTCAATGTTATGGCTAATTCAACAAAGAAATGGGGTATATCTGCGATACTGGATATGGAAGATGCACATGCTGGTGATGCTGAAGTAGATTTGGCAATCATTGAGAGTCAACTTAATTTATCTCCTGAGTTTAGTACTGCATTTAAAACCGTATTGCCTGCTTTTCTTCACGGCTATAGTATGAAAAGGAGAATATCTCCTGAGTTTAAACAAAAAAGAAAACTTTATCATATTCCTTGGTCACTCTCTTATTTTGAGGCAGTCTTACAGATGGATACACAAATTCATCCAATAACTGAACAAATAATAGGATATATGCATCGTCACTACCAGGTACTTAAAGGAATATCGCAAGGATTAACACTAGAAGAAATAGGAGTTCCCTGTATAGTAGATAATGATTAA
- a CDS encoding ArdC family protein has translation MKFSPKVKQSLDQVVEKFKNGDLSPITNTVRIRLDPQAPARNWSLSNRVLAYIQAEELDCRGFRQWQKAGRFVQKGSKAVYIIRPHMVKDIDGEADREEYTCIGFYPVPVFPASATKGETPISLYTPAKLPPLMDLAEKLKINVSYTPTIEDRYGDCTTDGTRIRLASFDPSVFFHELAHAIHARIKGKLTAGQNVDQEVVAEFTAAVLTNLYGYEDHSGSSWKYISLYAKDPLLAITKALATVEQVLEYIYSMHDISNMSSIHM, from the coding sequence ATGAAATTCTCTCCTAAGGTTAAACAAAGTCTCGATCAGGTGGTCGAGAAGTTTAAGAATGGAGATTTATCTCCCATTACTAATACCGTCAGGATTCGGTTAGATCCCCAAGCTCCAGCTCGAAACTGGAGCTTAAGTAACCGGGTTCTAGCCTATATCCAGGCTGAAGAATTAGATTGCAGAGGTTTTAGACAATGGCAAAAGGCAGGTAGATTTGTCCAGAAAGGTAGTAAGGCTGTATATATCATCAGACCACATATGGTCAAAGATATTGATGGAGAAGCTGATCGGGAAGAATATACTTGTATAGGTTTTTATCCAGTACCGGTTTTTCCAGCCTCTGCTACCAAAGGGGAAACTCCTATTTCTCTATACACTCCTGCCAAATTACCCCCGCTTATGGATCTGGCTGAAAAACTAAAGATTAACGTTAGTTATACCCCTACCATAGAAGATAGGTATGGAGATTGTACTACTGATGGGACAAGGATCCGTTTAGCTAGTTTTGACCCCTCAGTCTTTTTCCACGAACTAGCTCATGCTATCCATGCCCGGATAAAAGGCAAATTGACAGCTGGGCAAAATGTTGATCAGGAAGTGGTAGCTGAATTTACAGCTGCAGTCTTAACTAATCTTTATGGATATGAAGACCATTCAGGCAGTAGTTGGAAATACATTAGCCTTTATGCCAAAGACCCACTGCTAGCTATTACTAAGGCTTTAGCTACAGTTGAACAAGTTTTGGAATATATCTACAGCATGCATGACATATCCAATATGTCTAGCATACATATGTAG
- a CDS encoding N-6 DNA methylase translates to MFEQAFKNIDDVLWKDAGVSNELDYIEQTSWILFLKYLDDYEKDKKTEAALAGKQYRFLIDEAFRWESWACPKTQDGKLDHNQALSGDDLRDFVDRQLFPYLKKFREKAESPDTIEYKIGEIFSQLRNKIQSGYTLRNVLDIIDQMKFRSQQEKYELSHLYEAKIQNMGNAGRNGGEYYTPRPLIKTIVKVVDPQIGDQVYDGAVGSAGFLIEAFEYMRNLRPLSTNDVTTLQKQTFFGKEKKSLAYIIGIMNMILHGIDAPNILHTNTLSENILDIQEKDRFDVVLTNPPFGGKERKEVQQNFPIKTSETAFLFLQHFIKSLKAGGKAGIVIKNTFLSNTDNASISLRKLLLENCNLHTILDLPGGVFTGAGVKTVVLFFQKGSATQKVWFYQLNLDRNLGKTNPINENDLAEFLTLQKDKADSRNSWTVDIKDVDEKTYDLSVKNPNKNDEVVLREPNEILEEMEKLDLENKNIMLEIKNLL, encoded by the coding sequence ATGTTCGAACAAGCCTTCAAAAATATTGATGATGTTTTATGGAAAGATGCAGGAGTGAGTAACGAGCTTGATTATATCGAGCAAACCTCCTGGATTTTGTTTTTAAAATATTTGGATGATTATGAAAAAGATAAAAAAACTGAAGCTGCCTTGGCTGGGAAGCAATATCGATTTTTAATTGATGAAGCATTTCGTTGGGAATCTTGGGCTTGTCCAAAAACTCAAGATGGTAAACTGGATCACAATCAGGCTTTATCTGGTGATGACCTTAGAGACTTTGTTGACCGTCAACTGTTCCCCTATCTCAAAAAATTTAGAGAAAAAGCTGAAAGCCCAGATACAATCGAATATAAAATCGGAGAAATATTTTCCCAGCTGCGAAACAAAATTCAAAGTGGCTATACCCTAAGAAATGTCTTAGACATTATCGACCAGATGAAATTCCGCTCCCAGCAGGAAAAATATGAACTGTCGCATCTTTATGAAGCCAAAATCCAAAATATGGGTAATGCCGGCCGTAATGGTGGCGAGTACTACACACCAAGACCACTGATTAAAACTATTGTCAAAGTAGTTGATCCGCAGATTGGAGATCAAGTTTATGACGGGGCGGTTGGTTCGGCCGGATTTTTGATCGAGGCGTTTGAGTATATGCGCAACTTGCGGCCACTGTCGACCAATGACGTCACAACTTTGCAAAAGCAAACCTTTTTTGGTAAAGAGAAAAAATCGCTGGCGTATATCATCGGGATTATGAATATGATCCTGCATGGCATTGATGCCCCCAATATTTTGCATACCAACACCCTTTCTGAAAATATTTTGGATATCCAGGAAAAAGACCGCTTTGATGTGGTGCTGACCAATCCCCCATTTGGCGGCAAAGAACGCAAAGAAGTCCAGCAGAATTTCCCGATCAAAACCAGTGAAACCGCCTTTTTATTTCTGCAACATTTTATAAAATCTCTAAAAGCAGGAGGTAAAGCCGGGATTGTAATTAAAAATACTTTTCTGTCCAATACCGACAATGCTTCCATTTCCCTGCGCAAACTGCTTTTAGAAAACTGCAACCTGCATACGATTTTGGATTTGCCAGGCGGCGTTTTTACCGGAGCTGGAGTCAAAACCGTAGTCTTATTTTTCCAAAAAGGTTCAGCAACCCAGAAGGTTTGGTTTTACCAGCTTAACCTTGACCGCAACTTAGGCAAAACCAATCCGATCAATGAAAATGATTTGGCAGAATTTTTGACTTTGCAAAAAGACAAAGCTGATAGCCGAAATTCCTGGACAGTAGATATTAAAGACGTAGACGAAAAAACCTATGATCTGTCAGTCAAAAATCCAAATAAAAATGATGAGGTGGTGTTGCGCGAGCCGAATGAGATTTTGGAAGAGATGGAAAAGTTAGACTTAGAAAATAAAAATATAATGTTGGAAATTAAAAACTTACTATAG